The Corvus moneduloides isolate bCorMon1 chromosome 5, bCorMon1.pri, whole genome shotgun sequence genome includes a region encoding these proteins:
- the TIFA gene encoding TRAF-interacting protein with FHA domain-containing protein A — MTSFEEAETEETVTCLHLTFYHPCQDEKMMFRCLNFCKREQVRADEAAKFGRDSSVCRYHLMDTRVSRIQFALEFFRKLHTSEYCFEIKNLSKKTKLTVNQTELGYLNKIDLPWKCIICFGDYQILAEIQEGESMDYFEINLHLAEAPILQERCLPCLPSLQPVPENGISPSFFLSQGKSPTEIDENELC; from the coding sequence ATGACCTCTTTTGAGGAAGCCGAAACAGAAGAAACAGTGACGTGCCTCCACCTGACCTTTTACCACCCTTGCCAGGATGAGAAGATGATGTTCCGCTGCCTGAACTTCTGTAAGCGTGAGCAGGTCAGGGCAGACGAAGCGGCCAAGTTCGGCCGCGACTCCAGCGTCTGCCGCTACCACCTGATGGACACTCGCGTCTCCCGGATCCAGTTCGCCCTGGAGTTCTTCAGGAAACTCCACACCTCGGAATATTGTTTTGAGATAAAGAACTtgagcaagaaaacaaaactgactGTCAACCAAACAGAACTGGGTTACTTAAACAAAATCGACCTTCCCTGGAAGTGCATCATCTGTTTTGGGGACTACCAGATCCTAGCAGAGATTCAAGAAGGGGAATCCATGGATTATTTTGAGATTAATTTACACTTGGCTGAAGCACCGATTTTACAAGAAAGGTGCCTGCCATGCCTGCCATCCTTGCAGCCTGTACCTGAGAATGgcatttctccttccttttttctttcccaaggcAAAAGCCCCACAGAGATTGATGAAAATGAGTTGTGCTAG